The Spiroplasma culicicola AES-1 genomic sequence TAAAAAATCTTGATTTAACTATTGAATTACCAAGTGGTACTTCTTTAGAACAAAAAAATACTTTTTATAAAACAGTTATATTAAATTTATGAAGTGATTTAAAAAATTTCTCAATTGACAAATATTGAAATAAAGAAGATTTAAAAGAAATATTATTTAGTGATACTAAATCAAAAGAACACATTAATGATTTAGAAAAACTTAGACAATTTTATATTAAATATCGCTATACTTTAGGATTAGAAAAAGATCAACGAAGAGATGGTTATTTTACAAGAACTAAAACAAGTATTGTTCAAACTGAGGGCCCTGAAGAAGATGGAGGTCCATTAATATCAAATGAAGAATTTAAAGAAGGTACAGGTCTTAGACTAACAAAAGTAGATTTAAAAGAAGACGGTAGCATCTTAAATGATCAAACTTTTGATAGAAGTTTGTATGAATTTGTAAATACAGATGAATGAACAACAAGAAGACTTGATACTATAACACCAATTTATAATTGAATTATTGCTTTTTTCTATAACAATATTCAACAAGCTTTTTTACAAGGAATTTATAGTGAATTGCCTTCAATGATTAGAGATATTGTAAAAGAAGAATATGGAAAAGAAAATGGTAACTACAATATTACATTTGGAGTTGTTCCATATGATAATTCTCAAGAAGATATTGGTATTTATTTAAATGGATATGTAGGAAACGAAAGTATTAAAATTTATGGAATTAAAGAAGATAACAAAACTTTTAACTTATTTGATGAAAAACATCAGGTTTTAGAAGAAAAATTATTTAAGACAAAAAACTCAATTATTATTAATCAATCTTTTGCTAAAAGATTAAATTTAAAAGTTGGAGATAAGATTTCTATTAATCATATTATTGAGGCTTTAAATTATCAACAAGAAGAAGTTTCTTTAGATTCATGAGATACATCAAAAATTGATGCAACAAATACTCAGGGAAATACTAATTCATCAAATATTTATTCACACACAATGTTTGATTCAACACAAAGTGGATGAACAAATAGTTTAATTGGTGATCAAGATAGTGGTTTAGTTTATAAATCAAATGTTGATTTAACTTCAGAAAGTATGGTTGGTCCAACAAGTATGGTTGAAAATGTGGCTACTGGTAATGTTGCAATTGCAAATTACAGTTCATTATTTGAATACCAAGTTGTAGGAATAGCAGATCAATATGGAAATAATCAAGCATGAATTAATAATGATTTAGCAAAAACCATTTCAAAATATGAACAAACTGAAACAAAATTATTTGAAGTGTTTATGAAAGAATGATCAAATCCAGCCAATGCTGGTGAAAATGTGACAAAATTGAAACAATTTATTAATAGCGTTGATTCAAATAACGCATTTGAAGAATTCAAAAAGTTTACTCAAATCGAGGGCAATGAAATTTATTGAACTTTATTTGAAAATGAATATCCTTTATTTAACTATAAAACTTCTTTAGATAATTCACTAACAGATGTAACAAAGGGTTCTGCAACAACTCAAAGTTATGGTGATTATTCAATGTTTGGATTAAATGGAGGAAAAGCTGGAAATAATACATATACTGGAAACTCAGTCGCTTCAATTAGTAATTTAGTAAAAATTGATGAAGCTATTAAAGTAATGAATAGAATTAATGAAACAATTGATGCATTGATTTACTTTGTAATTGCTGTTGCCATTGTTTTAAGTATTATCATTATTTTATTAACAATTAATTTAGTAATATTTGAAAATTCAAAAATAATTGCAGTTATGAAAATTCTTGGTTACAAACCAAGCTACATTTCTAAACTATTTATTGGAATTTATGTTCCAGTTGCAATCTTTAGTTCATTTGTAGGATTTGGCTTCTCGTGATTAATTGTTTTATTAACAATAAAATCAATGACAGCAACAATTGTATTGCCTTTAATTTTCCAAGTTTGATATATTATCCCAGGAATATTGGGAACATGATTAATCTATGCAATTAGTACAGCAATTAGCTGAGGTTCATTAAAACGTGTAAGTATGTTGTTGGCTGTTCAAGGAGGATAGAAATATGAATAATTTAATGAAAAAATATTTAACAATATTTTCAACAATTGCTATAACATCTACAAGTGCATCAGCTGTTGTTTCTTGTACAAATAATGATACTGAAGATATTTATAGACCAGCTCCAATTATGCCAATTGCTAAAACTGGTTTTGAAAATGTTAATATTGAAGTCATTGATATGGAAAAAATAAATTATACTAATGAACTATTAACCGAGATTAATCAGCAATTAGAACTTGCAGGATATGATTTAAATAATATTGATTATCAAGTTTATAAAAATGAATCACAAATTAGTATTAAAGATGATTTATATAGAAATGGAAATTATCAATTTATAATTACTAATAAAAATAATGAAAATGATTCAATTACAGCAAGTATTTCAATTACAAATTCATTGCATTTAATGGATAATTTTAAAATTACTTCAATTGGTTCAATTTATGATCAACGTCCAAAATCTATTATGATGGCTTTAATGTTTTATAATTTAGATATGGTAAATGAATTGACAAATGTTGCTGTGCAATTGACAAATTCTTCAAATTATCAATATACAAACACAGGGGCCACATTATCAATAAATAATGAAGTACCAACAAGTAGGCCTACTCAATTTTATGGACAACTTGAATTAAAATACAATGTTGTTCCATTTGATAAGGACTCTGTTAATACTGAATGGCCTGTTACAATTGCTCAAATGGTTAAACTAGCTGTTAATAAAGATACTTTAGTAACAAATTTTGGAAGAGTTAATGGTAAAGACCCATATACTATTTTGATGTTATTTATTATGGAAAATTTAGCAAATCCTATGTATTGGGGATTATTCATTAATGATTTAGACTTAGATAATTTTACTGCTCAATTAATTGATGAACAAACTAGTACATATGAAATGAAATTTTATTCAAAATCTTATAATGATCAAGAATTACCTGAAAACCCAGATGATCAAAATGGAGAATATGATAAATTTGCTCATTATTTGAATGATGAACAAGGTATAATTTTAACATTTAGATATTTTGAATAAAGCGATTATCAAAGTGATGATTTTAATAAAAATATTAAAATTTCAAATATAATATTTTAGATAATAGTTATTAATTATTAACCTAATAATTCTTTAATATTTTGAAATATTTGCAAAAAAATCGTTGCAAAACAATATTTATTAGAATATAATAAATATTGTTTTCGGAGTATAGCTCAGTTGGTTAGAGCGCACCCCTGATAAGGGTGAGGTCGGTGGTTCAAGTCCACTTATTCCGACCATTAAAGAATTTACAGGCACTTTCATTTATGGAAGTGTCTTTTCTATATTTTAAGTAAAAAATGGAGGTGTAAACATGGATATAACAGAAAAATTTGTGGATCATGAATTTGATACTAATAATGTAACAAAAAATGGTAAAACTAAACGTCGTTTTTTTGCAACCGGACAATGATATAAAATTGCTTTAACATTGATTTTGTGATCTGTTTTACAAGAAATTGTTATGGCTTCAACAGATTTAATTGATAATATCTTTGTAAACTCTTTAAGAGATGTACATATTGGTGGTTATCAAGATTTTATAAATTACATTGATAATAGTGGTTGATCTAAAATTAGTAATGATTTACTTATTGAAATGGGATTGGCAAATTTCATTGGAGAAGGAATTTATTATTCTGCTGGACAAATAGCTGTTAATGGTGTTTCTGCAAGTAACCAATTATTTATCATAATGTTTGCAATGGTAACTGGTTTTTGTTATGGTGCTGGAATATTTGGGGCTCAATACTTTGGAGCAAATGAATTTCAAAAATTAAAACAAATAAATGCTTTAAAGATGTACTTAGTATTTGGAATTACTATGGTTTTTGCTTTATTTGCACTTCCTGGAATAACTCATCACTTAATTGGTTTTACGACACATCCCAACTATGATATGGTAGTTGATCCTTTAACAGAAACAACTGCTACAGATAAAGATAAAGTTTGAGAAATGTATAAATCAATTCAAAATGAAATGGCCAAATTAGCAACTCAAGAAGGAACAAATTATTATCGTATAGTTTCATTGAGTTATCCATTATTGACAATTAACCAAGTGGCTATTACAGCTTTAAGAGAAACAAGAAGACCATTTTACTCATTTTTTATGTCTGCAATTAGTTTAGTTGCTAATTTAACTTGTAATATCTTCTTAACTGCACCAACTTTCTTGGGTGATTTTCAAGGATTTGGAATTGAAGGAGCTGCTTTTGGGACAGTTGCTTCAAGAATTTTGCAGACTTTCTTTGTAATTGGTTTATTATCAATTAAAAGATTTGAATTTATTCCAAGTATTAGACACTTTAAAATTCAAAATGATATTTTAAGAAGATCACTTTCAAAAAGTTTACCAATTTTAATGAGTGAAACATTATTTGCCTTTGGAATGGTAATGCAAGTTAAATTAAGAGCACAATATTCAG encodes the following:
- a CDS encoding ABC transporter permease codes for the protein MSRIENSYNDFISEQYSNQHDFVIDLSNTSYKNNYNEDKFKTITDVDVRDNLVMSYLQDKLKDSEYEFNIDRVESRLSTLSSEKTLKVFALNPDQKVDKFAVSKGMQIDLWKKYTQATNNYTVRWAYVNEQFAKQNNIQINDIIRIQDDEYGSTVLVKDSEKKSVDMSIYDGIDINLWIDRTEYSNQNWFQVVGYGSTADFSTPIVDATKPLPDTKNEGLVYVNPISFGLQNVYYNSIYPDNEFDFNNTDSRRIWYTDSELKTNEVLKVTSASDKEINFVGKFINNTNINEKIEVLNKYLTSLDNQGHGINLYTSYENKVNKNLPIVTGLGDSNYNYANRTTMLHLTIVMYKTFSFAVMGVTLSIAIVMLITMLNNQIKKTFGQSGVLMSLGYKKSSLIWSNSLYPLFISVTGGLIGYIVGMSSQDLIINIFNNYFAINMQPFSLSWQSLLVTLLGIFTLLETITLITYFYTFSKFTPLEMINFESRSATNKFKLGLKKILTTRKKFDSRFKGAILSNSIAKLMAVFSVMFVSSTLISIGTIMPQVLSDNKVKTYEQNSFDNIIEYQSPIYNSPTSFYKTYNPSTSLKDFDIDNSENILDMYIQNNINQKVYNPSTDVGALNDMTYKTIDLDYLKNLDLTIELPSGTSLEQKNTFYKTVILNLWSDLKNFSIDKYWNKEDLKEILFSDTKSKEHINDLEKLRQFYIKYRYTLGLEKDQRRDGYFTRTKTSIVQTEGPEEDGGPLISNEEFKEGTGLRLTKVDLKEDGSILNDQTFDRSLYEFVNTDEWTTRRLDTITPIYNWIIAFFYNNIQQAFLQGIYSELPSMIRDIVKEEYGKENGNYNITFGVVPYDNSQEDIGIYLNGYVGNESIKIYGIKEDNKTFNLFDEKHQVLEEKLFKTKNSIIINQSFAKRLNLKVGDKISINHIIEALNYQQEEVSLDSWDTSKIDATNTQGNTNSSNIYSHTMFDSTQSGWTNSLIGDQDSGLVYKSNVDLTSESMVGPTSMVENVATGNVAIANYSSLFEYQVVGIADQYGNNQAWINNDLAKTISKYEQTETKLFEVFMKEWSNPANAGENVTKLKQFINSVDSNNAFEEFKKFTQIEGNEIYWTLFENEYPLFNYKTSLDNSLTDVTKGSATTQSYGDYSMFGLNGGKAGNNTYTGNSVASISNLVKIDEAIKVMNRINETIDALIYFVIAVAIVLSIIIILLTINLVIFENSKIIAVMKILGYKPSYISKLFIGIYVPVAIFSSFVGFGFSWLIVLLTIKSMTATIVLPLIFQVWYIIPGILGTWLIYAISTAISWGSLKRVSMLLAVQGG
- a CDS encoding lipoprotein, which codes for MNNLMKKYLTIFSTIAITSTSASAVVSCTNNDTEDIYRPAPIMPIAKTGFENVNIEVIDMEKINYTNELLTEINQQLELAGYDLNNIDYQVYKNESQISIKDDLYRNGNYQFIITNKNNENDSITASISITNSLHLMDNFKITSIGSIYDQRPKSIMMALMFYNLDMVNELTNVAVQLTNSSNYQYTNTGATLSINNEVPTSRPTQFYGQLELKYNVVPFDKDSVNTEWPVTIAQMVKLAVNKDTLVTNFGRVNGKDPYTILMLFIMENLANPMYWGLFINDLDLDNFTAQLIDEQTSTYEMKFYSKSYNDQELPENPDDQNGEYDKFAHYLNDEQGIILTFRYFE
- a CDS encoding MATE family efflux transporter, whose translation is MDITEKFVDHEFDTNNVTKNGKTKRRFFATGQWYKIALTLILWSVLQEIVMASTDLIDNIFVNSLRDVHIGGYQDFINYIDNSGWSKISNDLLIEMGLANFIGEGIYYSAGQIAVNGVSASNQLFIIMFAMVTGFCYGAGIFGAQYFGANEFQKLKQINALKMYLVFGITMVFALFALPGITHHLIGFTTHPNYDMVVDPLTETTATDKDKVWEMYKSIQNEMAKLATQEGTNYYRIVSLSYPLLTINQVAITALRETRRPFYSFFMSAISLVANLTCNIFLTAPTFLGDFQGFGIEGAAFGTVASRILQTFFVIGLLSIKRFEFIPSIRHFKIQNDILRRSLSKSLPILMSETLFAFGMVMQVKLRAQYSVDSLSANAMYETMLMAFFSPMYHGLNAGISTLVGNELGAEKFDRAKYNAKHLMRLSFIIGIVFMTIFSGLSFVIPKLIFPHTTAEGLHIGEWMIFMYTMVYPIIMINNCVYSILRAGGNVFSAFSMDSGYNWVVQIPILALLVLANSNQGGFINISIIHIHLIYCAFEVLKIIPAIIYYKREKWVTSIISEKIETKKVKQKRENTSK